A stretch of the Dioscorea cayenensis subsp. rotundata cultivar TDr96_F1 chromosome 4, TDr96_F1_v2_PseudoChromosome.rev07_lg8_w22 25.fasta, whole genome shotgun sequence genome encodes the following:
- the LOC120259484 gene encoding casparian strip membrane protein 1-like — translation MEGTSTAISIPEASGTNTEAKALVPPPAQTSAPVVTKRESRFGSIFRKTRAAGGWKRGLACIDFILRLFAITATIIAAIMMGTTDETLPFFTHYYQFEAKYDDFPALTFFVIGNAIAGGYLVLSLVFALISLVRPHAVGPRLLLLIFDTVVLGLTTAAAAAAAAIVSVAHDGNQRANWVAICLRFDGFCQRISGAIVASFVAVLILMLLILMSGLAMRKH, via the exons ATGGAAGGCACTTCCACTGCAATAAGCATCCCTGAAGCAAGTGGCACAAACACTGAAGCAAAAGCTCTAGTGCCACCACCAGCTCAAACATCAGCACCAGTTGTTACAAAACGAGAGAGTCGCTTTGGGTCCATCTTCAGAAAGACAAGGGCTGCAGGTGGCTGGAAGAGAGGCCTGGCATGCATTGATTTCATCCTCAGGCTTTTTGCCATTACTGCCACCATTATAGCCGCCATCATGATGGGAACTACTGATGAGACTCTCCCATTCTTCACACATTACTACCAATTTGAAGCCAAATACGATGATTTCCCTGCTTTAAC GTTCTTTGTGATTGGAAATGCTATAGCTGGAGGCTACCTAGTGCTGTCTTTAGTCTTCGCACTGATCAGTCTCGTTAGACCACATGCAGTTGGGCCACGCCTTCTTCTGCTTATCTTTGACACT GTTGTTCTTGGACTGACTACTGCAGCAGCGGCCGCGGCGGCAGCTATTGTTTCGGTGGCTCATGATGGGAATCAGAGAGCGAATTGGGTGGCCATTTGCTTGCGGTTTGATGGGTTTTGTCAGAGGATAAGCGGGGCGATCGTGGCTTCTTTTGTGGCTGTGCTCATCCTCATGCTCTTGATTCTCATGTCTGGTCTTGCAATGCGTAAACATTAA